A segment of the Nerophis lumbriciformis linkage group LG08, RoL_Nlum_v2.1, whole genome shotgun sequence genome:
ctgggcttccctgcttaagctgcttcccccgcgacccgacctcggataagcggaagaagatggatgggatggatggatggtgtgtgGGGTGGTGACGTTAGGTTTAAGATGGGGGGGTTGGCCCTTCAGGAGTTTAATgatgataaataaataagtaatattaAGGACACAAATAGAgccacaaacaaaatattgtttagggccacacaaagcCTAGGTCCAAGGcatagtcagctgggataggctcaaaCTCCTGCTATGACCCTGAACAGGAAACATGTTATCTAGAACATAGATGTAACAACAGATGGATCAATTGTCTATTAGTTATTCACACACtgagatgcaaagtgtaaaaagtcTTACTAATGGGACTTGGGTTTTTGTCCTTGTTGAGGACAACTCTCCAGTCGTGATCTTTAGTAGATTGCGAGTGTGTTTTACATTGCAAATTGGCCTTGTTAACAACCATGTAATTACACAAACACAGAACAGAGGATTGAACATTATTCAGTCAAGGTTTAGTGCCGTGTGTAAAAATGTAGCATCAAAATACGTTATTTAATGTGTATCTCCATATGGTTGGGGGTGCTTTAAAGgacaatgtgttgtttttttttccacgttTATAAGCAGGGTGACTGAGAAGCTGTGTGCTCTGTTTACTTTGACATAGGTGTGTGACTGGTGCAAGCATATCCGCCACACAAAGGAGTACCTGGACTTTGGGGCAGGTGAACGACGGCTGCAGTTCTGCAGTGCCAAATGCTTGAACCAATATAAGATGGACATATTTTATAAGGAGACCCAAGCAGCACTGCCAGTATCTCTCTGTAACCCAGGACATGGGCCTGAATTGGAGGGTAAGGCAGAGTGCAGTGGAGGTGTACAGCTACTTACTCCTGAATCCTGGGGAACGCCTTATAACGACCTTCGGCGGACAGCTCCATCACCGGGAGGACCCATCAACTCTTCAGTTCCTTGCACTTCATCTAACATGTCCTCGGATGTCGTTTGCTCaccgtcctcctcctcctcagccaAGATCTCCACACCCCGACCCCATGAGAGCCCAACGCTCCCCCAGCCGCCCATACCTACTTTGCATCCAGCTGTTGGGGTCCCCTCTGGAAGCCCCCCGATGGTGATGACCCCTCGGGGGCCAATGCCTTTGCCTCTGTTTATGGAACATCAGATGATGCAGCAGATCCGACCACCATATCTACGTCCATCGGTCCACCCAGGCGGACCCAACAGTCCCCTGTCAAACCCCATGATCCCTGGTATAGGTCCCCCACCTCCACCCCGGACTCTTGGTGCTGCATCTAGCTCCATGCATAGACCCATGATGTCCCCGCATTTGTACCCTTCATCCAATCCTAATCCTGGCATGATGCCACCTTATCCTGGTTTTCAAATGCCAGGGCTTCCCCCTTTTCCACCTATCAATATGATGCCCAATGGACCCATCCCCCTGCCACCGATGATGAATTATGGCCTTCCATCCCTCGCCCCATTAGTACCGCCACCAACCCTATTAGTCCCTTACCCTGTCATTGTACCCCTTCCAGTCCCAATTCCCATTCCAATTCCAATCCCCTTCAATCCCAAATCATCCCAGGACCAGCAAGACAACAGCGCTCCTGTCTTTTCAGATGTTTCAGCATCTAGGTCTCCAAATCCCCCTGTAGGAGAGAGAGACACACAGAGGCAAGATGCTAGCAATGGAGAATGCCTCTCTCCTGAAAGCTCAGAGAGAAACAGGTTAGCGGTGATGAACATGACTGTGAAGGTGGAGGACAATATGAGGAACGTGAGTCCAACCAATGACATTAAACTACTGGAAGGGGTTATTGATTTAACTGTGAGCCAGAAATCATGCCAACAGCACGTCTTTCAGCGGATGGCGCCTCAGGCTCAGAGCAAAATAGAAGCAGTGGTTGAGTCAAGACCTTCACCACCTGTTGGGCTAGAAAAGGAAGTTAACGGCTGTCACAATCTATGGGAAGGGCCGGCATTACAGAGACCCCTCAGTAATACTGAGATGTTTGGGACCACTCGCTCAGACACTCTGGGAACATCTAATTCAACTTCCAGTGACAAAAGCTTTTCTTTGGATGTGAATGGTCTTCAAAATGACATTACTACACAACTTGCTTCCAGCACACCAAGGATTCAACTCCAAACAAGCCCTGCATCCCCGTGTAATGTTATTGTCAATGGCACAGATTGGCATTCACTTCATACTTTTCACTCTGAGAGAACACGAGATGGGGTTGCAGCGGAAGAAAAGGCAGTGGAGCACCCAGCAAATGGTGATCTGGAGCGAGAAGCCCTAAAAGAGAACAACTGTTGTGTGGGAGAATGGGAATCTGTGAAGCGGTGCTCAACGCATGGCCAGATGTTTGAGGCAGAGAGTAAATCAGACCTTGACTCCAATGTGGAGGATGGGGAACATGCCTACACCGTGCCTCTACTATCTACAGGAGGTTGCGTGGTTATCCAGCCTGTGCCAAAGCCCGGCACTGAGAAAACAGCCATTCTGTCCTGTTCCATTAGTACACCATTATCAGCAACCGGCAGCCCAGAGCTGGGGCCTTCACCGAAGAGGCGATGTCTGCGAATCCGCAATCAAAACAAATGAGGTTGGTTCATCAGAGTCCCACAAACAGCTGTGTTTATGCATCTGTATGTATATTGATTCATATCGATCTATACCGTAGCCTTTTGTAGCTCTTGTTATTGGCTACTTAGTACTACAATATATTTCAAATACTGCAAATATACCTGAGGAAGTAAAGCATAAGAACAACATATGTGAAATGAAATACAGTGGCACCCCAGCTCACACGTTTTTTCTCTTGGCTAACTGTTATGCTATAGATTAAAATCTGGGTCGGGAGTAAGTGAGGTTGAAGGACAGTGGTGAGAAGAAGCGGATGATTTTCATTGAATCAAAAAAGGAAATCATGGAGGCTAACAGCTAACTCATAgcagtgctaatgttagcattgggTGGAATATAAACAGCAGTGATGATAAAACTCTCTATTTAGGGAAGAGAAAGAGGTCTGCCTGGCACCATTAGAGTCTCCTCCTCTACACTTGCTGGCTTCTGTGCTTCggttgctacttttttttttttttttttgcagaacacacgcctgtggtttcagcacatggaaTCCTAGGTCTAACTGAGAAGAATTACTCAGGATGTGACAAAGTATGTCCACTTCGTGGCCATGTTTTAGTAACCAataactagctgacaactagagcgcaAGTCGCTAgacaccttgttattgtgcattaCTAACATATTGAAATAATTCATTAGAGCGCCACTATTAGCTActtggcaactagagcgctaattgctagcaaGAGCTCAAGCAATATTCGCTAGCTGGCCACTCGTGCGCTAGATTACCAAAACTCATATGCAGATGGGACCCACTACTTACGTATGCTGTATAAATTTGTGCTTtaaattaaactggtcctaaagtaaccttgttattgtgcaatactctGGTTTTGAAAGAATACAGTATCGCGCAGCTATTAGCTAGCTAGAAATGAGTGCGCTAGTTGCTACCTATCTTATATGCTAATATAACTATAatactgtataaatatttattcctgttttttttttaagtctaatTAATCAAACGTTtgacaacttaaagcataacaattagctgaggGACAGCTCTTTAGTTGAGTTAACACTGTTGGAGTTTTGTTTTAGCTACAAAATCAGTTAAACTCGTAAGCCGAGATACAACTGTATGTTATTACTGTACAGGATGTTGATTCAAGGGAAATTATACTGTCACCAAAAACTCACCAATATATGGAATACATCATTAAGGAGctactgtatattattttatagttCACCTAAAAAGTGTGGATGAGAGCTTTCTTAATTCACCCACTGACTGGTTCTCCTCCTACTCTTTTTCACAGATGGATGCTCCAAGGACTGCTGTGCCATCCACACCACAACCCACACTGCGTACACGCACACATCCTCGTCATCATCCAATCTACCAGCATCACAAATCGCCTTTAACTTATACAACAACACTCTTGGATGGAAGGACTTAATACAGTGATCACTGCTCGCTGGCCCCATGTACAGTAACGTATCCCATCTGAAGCAGATGCTCTCTCCATTGTCTCTTATATTGAATGCACTATAGTACAAAGTTTGGAGGTTTGTTCAAGGATGATTCTTATATATTCTAAAACACTGCTTTGTGG
Coding sequences within it:
- the sobpa gene encoding sine oculis-binding protein homolog A isoform X1, whose product is MAETEKEGRPPEHKRSRKPAHPVKREINEEMKSFAENTMNELLGWYGYDKVELRDSDNLELGETRQRISVLTENLLPKIAASRESSEASPDRANSSHYLPNSRNGVTEHSSLPFTSMTSTKEHGNQFITVPPPLIKPPADEDANNVQILCAWCQKVGVKRYSLSMGSEMKSFCSEKCFAACRRAYFKRNKARDDDGLGGKLLQHSFTQDTPRLVFKTNSDVLVCDWCKHIRHTKEYLDFGAGERRLQFCSAKCLNQYKMDIFYKETQAALPVSLCNPGHGPELEGKAECSGGVQLLTPESWGTPYNDLRRTAPSPGGPINSSVPCTSSNMSSDVVCSPSSSSSAKISTPRPHESPTLPQPPIPTLHPAVGVPSGSPPMVMTPRGPMPLPLFMEHQMMQQIRPPYLRPSVHPGGPNSPLSNPMIPGIGPPPPPRTLGAASSSMHRPMMSPHLYPSSNPNPGMMPPYPGFQMPGLPPFPPINMMPNGPIPLPPMMNYGLPSLAPLVPPPTLLVPYPVIVPLPVPIPIPIPIPFNPKSSQDQQDNSAPVFSDVSASRSPNPPVGERDTQRQDASNGECLSPESSERNRLAVMNMTVKVEDNMRNVSPTNDIKLLEGVIDLTVSQKSCQQHVFQRMAPQAQSKIEAVVESRPSPPVGLEKEVNGCHNLWEGPALQRPLSNTEMFGTTRSDTLGTSNSTSSDKSFSLDVNGLQNDITTQLASSTPRIQLQTSPASPCNVIVNGTDWHSLHTFHSERTRDGVAAEEKAVEHPANGDLEREALKENNCCVGEWESVKRCSTHGQMFEAESKSDLDSNVEDGEHAYTVPLLSTGGCVVIQPVPKPGTEKTAILSCSISTPLSATGSPELGPSPKRRCLRIRNQNK
- the sobpa gene encoding sine oculis-binding protein homolog A isoform X2 — translated: MAETEKEGRPPEHKRSRKPAHPVKREINEEMKSFAENTMNELLGWYGYDKVELRDSDNLELGETRQRISVLTENLLPKIAASRESSEASPDRANSSHYLPNSRNGVTEHSSLPFTSMTSTKEHGNQFITVPPPLIKPPADEDANNVQILCAWCQKVGVKRYSLSMGSEMKSFCSEKCFAACRRAYFKRNKVCDWCKHIRHTKEYLDFGAGERRLQFCSAKCLNQYKMDIFYKETQAALPVSLCNPGHGPELEGKAECSGGVQLLTPESWGTPYNDLRRTAPSPGGPINSSVPCTSSNMSSDVVCSPSSSSSAKISTPRPHESPTLPQPPIPTLHPAVGVPSGSPPMVMTPRGPMPLPLFMEHQMMQQIRPPYLRPSVHPGGPNSPLSNPMIPGIGPPPPPRTLGAASSSMHRPMMSPHLYPSSNPNPGMMPPYPGFQMPGLPPFPPINMMPNGPIPLPPMMNYGLPSLAPLVPPPTLLVPYPVIVPLPVPIPIPIPIPFNPKSSQDQQDNSAPVFSDVSASRSPNPPVGERDTQRQDASNGECLSPESSERNRLAVMNMTVKVEDNMRNVSPTNDIKLLEGVIDLTVSQKSCQQHVFQRMAPQAQSKIEAVVESRPSPPVGLEKEVNGCHNLWEGPALQRPLSNTEMFGTTRSDTLGTSNSTSSDKSFSLDVNGLQNDITTQLASSTPRIQLQTSPASPCNVIVNGTDWHSLHTFHSERTRDGVAAEEKAVEHPANGDLEREALKENNCCVGEWESVKRCSTHGQMFEAESKSDLDSNVEDGEHAYTVPLLSTGGCVVIQPVPKPGTEKTAILSCSISTPLSATGSPELGPSPKRRCLRIRNQNK